The genomic window AAGCGAGTGATTTTTTATGCAGTAGGCGGTCATTTAATTTGGCCGAACTTGTGCCAAATAATTTGGCCGCCTACACTTACTGTTTCGGTGCGGCCTGCAATTCCTTCCATAAGACCCGGAATTGCAATCTTAACAATCGCAAACAAAACAAAGAAACCAAAGAAAGCTAACAAAGCGCCAACTCCAGCATTACGCCAAAAATTCTCCTTTTTAATGCCGATTTCTCTTAAGCTCCTTTTCTTAATAAAGCCCTCGTAAAAGATAATAAAGGCAATTAAAGGTAAAGTCGCTGGAATAGAAACGGTTTGGCCTGATGTTTTGTTAAAGGAATTTTCAAAAACTGAAAAAATCAAGAAACCGAAAAGTAGCAGTAAAGATATACCGAGATAGAATAACCTACTATGTTTTGCGTTTGTATTGGTGCTAGTATCCATTTAGCCTCGTTTAATAATCCATTACTATTGTAACATATAATAGCGATTGATATTTATATAAGCAGTTCTATTCGTCAATAACTATCGCTCACTAAAATAATCACGGATAAATTCTGAGGGTGGAAGGATTTTAATGCTCTTGAATTCTCTGAGGTTCTTTAGGTGCTTGTCGCCTGAAACGATAAAATTGGCTTTGGCAGCAAAAGCACATTCGAGGATTCGGTTATCGGATTCGTCATCTTGAACGGCTGAGAACCGTTCTTTGGGATTAACCAACGTTGAAATTCTTATGATGGAAGCCAAGCGTTCAATAGCTTCATTTTCACTGTATCGAAACTTCACGACCGGAACACGTTTAAACTCTATGAGAATTGGCTTTGAAATATAAAGCTCGATCTCGCCTCTTCTAGCTAACTCAATGACTTGATCTGTGGATTCGCTAATTAAAGCAAGAGCCGAGATAAGGATATTGGTATCTAAGACAACTTTAGGTCGCAAAGTCTCATGAGGTTCGCTCACGCAGTTCCCTAATGATGCGCTTAACATCATCCTCTGACGTGATAACTAGACTTCTAGCCCGCTCTGCTGTTTCTCTTTGAAGTTTACGCCATTTCTTCGCATCAACATACTGCCTTAGAGCTTCTCTAAAGAGCTCGCTTCTGGTTCTTCCTTCTTTAGCAATCTCATTAGCCTGTTTATAAATTTCTTCTGGCATTGATAAGGTTACAACTTTGTATTTTCCCAACATAATCACCTCCTGGTTAACATTTAATAACGGTCAAGTAGATTTTTACAAAACCAGGGGGTTGGATTCAAACCTTCTCTAAAAAACAAAAATGGCTTGTCAAAGCCATTTTTGTGCGGTTTGAATAATTACTAACCTGGGGTTAATAAATTATTCAAATCATTATTTTGGCTCTACAGAGCCTATATTTCCAGTTTGAATCCTATTGGCTCCCCGGATCGGTCGCTATTCGAACCAATTGAGAGATTATGTGCTCTTGCTATGTGCGGACCCTGATTCTGTGAGTTTCTACTAAGAATAGTTTTCCGATAAAATGATTCATGCTTTGGTGATCTGATAGGTAATCTTTCAACCTTTCGATCAGTTGCGGGATTGATTCTGGATGATTTCTTACTTGAAGAGCGATGATACCTTTATAGTGCTCTGGAGGATACGCAACTATATCTGAGAAATCACCGTTTAGGGAAAGCAGTATTGAATCAAGCTCTTGTGCCTTTGCTATCACCTGCTGGTCTGGAGAATCTTTGGGGATATGATCTTGGAGGCGAAGAACCTCATATCCTGCTGTCCGAAGGCTGTTAATTACTGAGCTTGGAGTGCAATGATCTGCAAACAGCCTTAAGCTCATTACACCGCAGCCTCGAAATCCGATAAATCTCTGGCATAATCTAGACAAGCGGCTATATGCTCTTTAGTAAGGTCAGGAAGCTCTTCGATTATCTGCTCAGCTGACATACCTGAAGCTAAGTACCCAAGAATGAGACTTACTGGGATGCGTGTGCCTTTGATGCGAGGCTTACCGTGAAGTACATCAGCAGTGCTTACAATATAATCTCGCCAGTTTACCGGCATCTTGTCCTCCTTTTTAGCCTTGTTCTATATATCAAGCATAGCTGAACTTTTGATTGAGAGCAATTGGTTGAATCGCTAAAAGATCATGTCTTGATCTCGTCAATAACAATTATAGCTGTACCGTGTCGCATAAATCATGTTCTTTGAAAAACACATAAAGAAATGCCACCTACTTTCTGGTAGGATGGTGTTCGCTTAAAAACAACCCTATAGAAAGAGGTGGCGAACATATCTTACCAGATTGCAAGAAAAATTGTGACAATCTTGCGAGAGCTTGTCGCAGAACTAGAGGCTTAAGAAGCGAGGCAGACCTCGCGCTACTAGAAGGGGCAGACCCAAGAGATACAATGATTCTGATATCTTGGTTATGCTAGCTTTAGCATCCATTATGGGATTATCTTTGAGAGGACTTTATCACAGACTTAAAAATAGCAGGTTGTGGGCACGTCT from Bacillota bacterium includes these protein-coding regions:
- a CDS encoding ribbon-helix-helix domain-containing protein, translated to MLGKYKVVTLSMPEEIYKQANEIAKEGRTRSELFREALRQYVDAKKWRKLQRETAERARSLVITSEDDVKRIIRELRERTS
- a CDS encoding putative toxin-antitoxin system toxin component, PIN family — translated: MSEPHETLRPKVVLDTNILISALALISESTDQVIELARRGEIELYISKPILIEFKRVPVVKFRYSENEAIERLASIIRISTLVNPKERFSAVQDDESDNRILECAFAAKANFIVSGDKHLKNLREFKSIKILPPSEFIRDYFSER
- a CDS encoding DUF433 domain-containing protein; this translates as MPVNWRDYIVSTADVLHGKPRIKGTRIPVSLILGYLASGMSAEQIIEELPDLTKEHIAACLDYARDLSDFEAAV
- a CDS encoding DUF5615 family PIN-like protein, with translation MSLRLFADHCTPSSVINSLRTAGYEVLRLQDHIPKDSPDQQVIAKAQELDSILLSLNGDFSDIVAYPPEHYKGIIALQVRNHPESIPQLIERLKDYLSDHQSMNHFIGKLFLVETHRIRVRT